The genomic DNA AAACCAAAAACCAGATTTTTCATTTTTGGTATTTGGTGTATTATATTCTCGATAAATTTTCTCTCCTATTGTAAAAGAAACAGGTGCTTTAAAAATTGGGCCATCGTAACAAAAGGTATGAAACTCTCCATTTTCGCCACAAGGATCTACTGCTTCAGGTAAGTTTTCAATTAATTCTTTAGTAATAATTTTACCAACAAAATCTTCAGAAAAATACTTAGTACTAGCACATACAATTATAGCTTTAAAACCTAAGTCTAAAAATTCTGTTATTAATTGTTTGGTGTCTTTTTTCCAAAGTGGAAATACCGTATTTATATTTTGCTTTGCTAAGTTGTTTTCTCGGTATTGTTTTAAATCTTCTAAAAAAATATCACCAAAAACACTATGTGTAAAACCTTCAGTTTTTAAAGAGTTTACAGCTTTTGTCATAATTTCTTCATAATCTTCCATGCTTGGTTGCTCAGTAAGATTTATGGTTTGTAAAGTAATA from Lacinutrix sp. 5H-3-7-4 includes the following:
- a CDS encoding diphthine--ammonia ligase produces the protein MSAKTYFNWSTGKDSALALHYLLKNSNFSVEKLVTSINTHYNRVTMHGLPVTLLKKQTEAIGITLQTINLTEQPSMEDYEEIMTKAVNSLKTEGFTHSVFGDIFLEDLKQYRENNLAKQNINTVFPLWKKDTKQLITEFLDLGFKAIIVCASTKYFSEDFVGKIITKELIENLPEAVDPCGENGEFHTFCYDGPIFKAPVSFTIGEKIYREYNTPNTKNEKSGFWFCDLITE